In one window of Arachis ipaensis cultivar K30076 chromosome B06, Araip1.1, whole genome shotgun sequence DNA:
- the LOC107605449 gene encoding uncharacterized protein LOC107605449 isoform X2 has translation MGHQFHQQIQRHQATDGVLNLFRKANHDLNFVHHSLEKEFQTLYPDNANPMKLVSRIKKIQEDISTLKGQCQDLLAAKQDLIDKAQRTLVENRNLVQRMQASVGIPLTGEDDEAFTNFQQIIEEWTMQVRSKIGGMEFIKATIVQCARTEKGEKYRMEFGFE, from the exons ATGGGTCACCAATTTCATCAACAAATCCAACGCCATCAAGCAACAGATGGTGTTCTTAACCTCTTCAGAAAAGCCAATCACGATCTCAACTTCGTTCACCACTCCCTCGAAAAGGAGTTCCAAACCCTTTACCCTGACAAC gCAAACCCTATGAAGCTTGTTTCGAGAATCAAGAAGATACAGGAAGATATATCAACATTGAAAGGGCAGTGTCAAGATCTTTTGGCTGCTAAGCAG GATTTAATTGATAAGGCTCAGAGAACTCTGGTTGAGAACAGAAATTTAGTGCAGCGCATGCAAGCATCTGTGGGCATCCCCCTCACCGGCGAAGATGATGAGGCTTTTACTAACTTCCAACAG ATAATTGAGGAATGGACAATGCAAGTGAGATCCAAAATAG GAGGGATGGAATTTATAAAAGCAACTATTGTCCAGTGTGCAAGAACAGAAAAGGGAGAGAAATATAGAATGGAGTTTGGGTTTGAGTAA
- the LOC107605449 gene encoding uncharacterized protein LOC107605449 isoform X4: MGHQFHQQIQRHQATDGVLNLFRKANHDLNFVHHSLEKEFQTLYPDNANPMKLVSRIKKIQEDISTLKGQCQDLLAAKQDLIDKAQRTLVENRNLVQRMQASVGIPLTGEDDEAFTNFQQIIEEWTMQVRSKIGKGMKNMMLILEI; encoded by the exons ATGGGTCACCAATTTCATCAACAAATCCAACGCCATCAAGCAACAGATGGTGTTCTTAACCTCTTCAGAAAAGCCAATCACGATCTCAACTTCGTTCACCACTCCCTCGAAAAGGAGTTCCAAACCCTTTACCCTGACAAC gCAAACCCTATGAAGCTTGTTTCGAGAATCAAGAAGATACAGGAAGATATATCAACATTGAAAGGGCAGTGTCAAGATCTTTTGGCTGCTAAGCAG GATTTAATTGATAAGGCTCAGAGAACTCTGGTTGAGAACAGAAATTTAGTGCAGCGCATGCAAGCATCTGTGGGCATCCCCCTCACCGGCGAAGATGATGAGGCTTTTACTAACTTCCAACAG ATAATTGAGGAATGGACAATGCAAGTGAGATCCAAAATAGGTAAG
- the LOC107605449 gene encoding uncharacterized protein LOC107605449 isoform X1: protein MGHQFHQQIQRHQATDGVLNLFRKANHDLNFVHHSLEKEFQTLYPDNANPMKLVSRIKKIQEDISTLKGQCQDLLAAKQDLIDKAQRTLVENRNLVQRMQASVGIPLTGEDDEAFTNFQQVTKWSVMVISVCVFCNSQWLPIFQVVFQVFTPFASKQLIFKKYEALLTCILPKQSCSWVSFILRCLQHNKDSV, encoded by the exons ATGGGTCACCAATTTCATCAACAAATCCAACGCCATCAAGCAACAGATGGTGTTCTTAACCTCTTCAGAAAAGCCAATCACGATCTCAACTTCGTTCACCACTCCCTCGAAAAGGAGTTCCAAACCCTTTACCCTGACAAC gCAAACCCTATGAAGCTTGTTTCGAGAATCAAGAAGATACAGGAAGATATATCAACATTGAAAGGGCAGTGTCAAGATCTTTTGGCTGCTAAGCAG GATTTAATTGATAAGGCTCAGAGAACTCTGGTTGAGAACAGAAATTTAGTGCAGCGCATGCAAGCATCTGTGGGCATCCCCCTCACCGGCGAAGATGATGAGGCTTTTACTAACTTCCAACAG GTGACTAAGTGGAGCGTGATGGTTATTTCTGTATGCGTCTTCTGCAATTCTCAATGGTTGCCTATTTTCCAAGTGGTGTTTCAAGTGTTTACACCATTTGCCAGCAAGCAACTAATATTTAAGAAATATGAGGCTTTGCTTACATGTATTTTACCCAAGCAAAGTTGTTCTTGGGTATCTTTCATATTGCGCTGCCTCCAACATAACAAAGATTCCGTGTGA